The following coding sequences lie in one Paenibacillus durus ATCC 35681 genomic window:
- a CDS encoding RNA chaperone Hfq, protein MEIQKLQERMLSQFVQTKIPLTIFTTNGVKIQGIMTAYDAYTLTLQGQSDGRQNVLFKSAVSTIVPLRPVSLR, encoded by the coding sequence GAAATTCAAAAGCTGCAGGAACGCATGCTGAGCCAATTCGTTCAGACCAAGATTCCGCTAACAATCTTTACAACGAACGGAGTAAAAATCCAGGGCATTATGACCGCGTATGACGCTTACACGTTAACCTTGCAGGGTCAAAGCGACGGCAGACAGAATGTGCTGTTCAAATCTGCCGTATCCACCATTGTGCCGTTAAGGCCGGTATCACTAAGGTAG